A DNA window from Gammaproteobacteria bacterium contains the following coding sequences:
- a CDS encoding hypothetical protein (Evidence 5 : Unknown function), which produces MERVMGIEPTPSAWKAEVLPLNYTRQPNNHSQHPSSHHYYPRDTP; this is translated from the coding sequence ATGGAGCGGGTGATGGGAATCGAACCCACGCCATCAGCTTGGAAGGCTGAGGTTCTACCATTGAACTACACCCGCCAACCAAATAACCACTCTCAACATCCATCCTCACATCATTATTATCCCAGAGATACACCATGA